In Gasterosteus aculeatus chromosome 15, fGasAcu3.hap1.1, whole genome shotgun sequence, a single genomic region encodes these proteins:
- the ky gene encoding kyphoscoliosis peptidase isoform X1, producing MSARVAIQKFSFPFSCAARLPQQHEASQEGRVQAKALELHQLPENGILSQARPVAVIGALVQNRKKTPEGPEPPDVGDTPAAPQPAAASGPGAPAKLTVEGEDQRPAAKRQLSSESAARTAAAVKKSAVRTEAERRGPPKPKPHLGRGDTPAAAGERSRRRDLFTGTEVFVGVDAHVVSAGAELKEKCVYDVKSIVQSITRGARNELERLRAIWVWLCHNIEYDVSGYLGHSEKLSAPEEVIAAGRGVCCGYSSLCAEMCREVGIECQEVPGHSKGIGYLQGQSLKDVKSDHLWNSVLLGGHWFLLDACWGAGRVDVQRESFVKRFDDFYFLTDPEEFIESHFPDEEKWQLLDAPIPVEEFERRVFKTSAFFTMGLRLIQPHYFHIVTDDGEANVSLSFSRPATFTYEITQHQDLLHCGAPEQRESSGSSFGLLTLSHRSMKLQLLPPASGAYDVKVFARPEAATTALMWVCSFTVECPIPRAMEEIPENPFLSWGLQPAAGSLGVAGSSLGSEAAEVEQGAFQLALKTSRPLMMLCELVHPGLEAAVAKRCLATQIQPDALACHVLCPARGFYRLSVFVRDYEKTEVKFQNAGNFLLRCKGKVVAPDQLYPPNLGSACGPGTRTMEAGLSKFSHATALVSTQQGKCNVTFQNQRDLELHAVLGREEDKPPAFPLSRQLFCTYTDSKVTVSVSLPGAGVYRLGLYAKVTPDGEFDPMCDFVLRNSSDRPGAPFPAVYSAWRRGCVLFEPRVGVLERLAWVRFRVRVPGAQRVSVMGETRTDLKLNKSRVWEGEVFSGSGLQPLKLAAASGESGDMAVLLTFDIEQLGGRDVETSLQTGAPLNTATW from the exons ATGTCAGCTAGAGTTGCAATTCAGAAGTTCTCCTTCCCCTTCTCCTGTGCTGCACGCCTTCCTCAGCAACATGAGGCGAGCCAGGAGGGACGAGTCCAGGCGAAGGCCCTGGAGCTCCACCAACTCCCGGAGAATGGGATCTTAAGCCAAGCGAGGCCCGTCGCCGTCATAGGAGCGCTGGTACAAAACAGGAAGAAGACCCCGGAGGGTCCGGAGCCCCCCGATGTGGGGGACACTCCGGCCGCCCCCCAGCCGGCCGCGGCCTCCGGGCCGGGCGCGCCCGCGAAACTGACGGTCGAGGGCGAAGATCAGCGGCCCGCGGCCAAGAGGCAGCTGTCGTCCGAGAGCGCGGCCCGAACCGCCGCGGCGGTGAAGAAGAGCGCCGTGAGGACGGAGGCGGAGCGGCGCGGGCCCCCGAAGCCGAAGCCCCACCTGGGACGGGGGGACACCCCTGCGGCCGCCGGGGAGAGGAGTCGTCGAAGGGACCTGTTCACCGGCACGGAGGTCTTCGTCGGCGTCGACGCTCACGTGGTCAGCGCGGGAGCAGAG ctgaaggaaaagtgtgtgtatgATGTGAAGAGCATAGTGCAGAGCATCACACGCGGAGCCAGAAATGAGCTGGAGAGGCTTCGTGCCATCTGGGTCTGGCTGTGCCACAACATCG AGTACGATGTAAGCGGGTACCTCGGCCACTCGGAGAAGCTGAGCGCCCCGGAGGAGGTGATAGCCGCCGGTCGGGGCGTCTGCTGTGGCTACTCCAGCCTCTGTGCGGAGATGTGCAG GGAGGTGGGCATCGAGTGCCAGGAGGTGCCGGGCCACAGCAAGGGCATCGGGTACCTTCAGGGCCAGAGCCTCAAGGATGTGAAATCCGATCACCTGTGGAACTCCGTGCTGCTGGGAGGACACTGGTTCCTGTTGGACGCCTGTTGGGGAGCCGGACGAGTGGATGTGCAACGCGAAAGCTTCGTCAAAAG GTTCGACGATTTCTATTTCCTGACGGACCCGGAGGAGTTCATAGAATCGCACTTCCCCGATGAGGAGAAGTGGCAGCTCCTGGACGCGCCCATCCCCGTGGAGGAGTTTGAGAGGAGGGTCTTCAAGACCTCCGCCTTCTTCACTATGGGGCTCAGGCTGATCCAGCCTCACTACTTCCACATCGTCACAG ATGACGGCGAGGCGAACGTGTCCCTCAGCTTCTCCAGGCCAGCGACCTTCACCTATGAGATCACACAGCACCAGGACCTCCTGCACTGCGGAGCTCCGGAGCAGAGGGAGTCCAGCGGCTCCTCCTTCGGCCTCCTGACGCTCTCCCACCGGAGcatgaagctgcagctgctgccgccCGCGAGCGGCGCCTACGACGTCAAGGTGTTCGCCCGCCCCGAAGCCGCCACCACGGCCCTGATGTGGGTCTGCTCCTTCACGGTCGAGTGTCCGATCCCCAGGGCCATGGAGGAGATCCCGGAGAACCCCTTCCTGTCTTGGGGCCTGCAGCCGGCTGCCGGCTCCCTGGGAGTCGCGGGCAGCAGCCTCGGCAGCGAGGCTGccgaggtggagcagggcgcCTTCCAGTTGGCGCTGAAGACGTCCAGGCCCCTGATGATGCTGTGTGAACTGGTCCACCCGGGGCTGGAGGCCGCCGTGGCCAAGCGCTGCCTGGCGACTCAGATCCAACCGGATGCCCTGGCGTGCCACGTCCTGTGCCCCGCGCGCGGCTTCTACCGACTCTCAGTGTTCGTGCGGGACTACGAGAAAACGGAGGTCAAGTTCCAGAACGCCGGAAACTTCCTGTTGCGCTGCAAAGGGAAGGTGGTTGCACCGGACCAGCTCTACCCTCCCAACCTGGGCTCGGCGTGCGGGCCGGGGACCCGCACGATGGAGGCGGGGCTGTCCAAGTTCAGCCACGCGACGGCGCTGGTGAGCACCCAGCAGGGGAAGTGCAACGTCACCTTCCAGAACCAGCGGGACCTGGAGCTCCACGCGGTGCTCGGCCGAGAGGAGGACAAGCCGCCGGCCTTCCCGTTGTCGCGGCAACTCTTCTGCACGTACACGGACAGCAAGGTGACGGTGAGCGTCAGCCTGCCGGGCGCCGGCGTTTACCGGCTGGGCCTGTACGCCAAGGTCACCCCCGACGGAGAGTTCGACCCCATGTGCGACTTTGTCCTGAGGAACAGCAGCGATCGGCCGGGGGCCCCGTTCCCCGCCGTCTACTCCGCCTGGAGGAGAGGCTGCGTGCTCTTCGAGCCCCGCGTGGGGGTCCTGGAGCGCCTGGCCTGGGTCCGCTTCCGGGTGAGGGTCCCCGGGGCCCAGAGGGTGAGCGTGATGGGGGAGACCCGGACGGATCTGAAACTGAACAAGAGCAGAGTGTGGGAGGGCGAGGTCTTCAGCGGCAGCGGcctccagcctctgaaactggcCGCCGCCTCGGGGGAGTCCGGTGACATGGCGGTGCTGTTGACCTTTGACATTGAGCagctgggggggagggatgtGGAAACAAGCCTCCAGACGGGTGCTCCTCTGAACACGGCTACGTGGTGA
- the ky gene encoding kyphoscoliosis peptidase isoform X3, translated as MRTHSGPPAGVLNPLRQHEASQEGRVQAKALELHQLPENGILSQARPVAVIGALVQNRKKTPEGPEPPDVGDTPAAPQPAAASGPGAPAKLTVEGEDQRPAAKRQLSSESAARTAAAVKKSAVRTEAERRGPPKPKPHLGRGDTPAAAGERSRRRDLFTGTEVFVGVDAHVVSAGAELKEKCVYDVKSIVQSITRGARNELERLRAIWVWLCHNIEYDVSGYLGHSEKLSAPEEVIAAGRGVCCGYSSLCAEMCREVGIECQEVPGHSKGIGYLQGQSLKDVKSDHLWNSVLLGGHWFLLDACWGAGRVDVQRESFVKRFDDFYFLTDPEEFIESHFPDEEKWQLLDAPIPVEEFERRVFKTSAFFTMGLRLIQPHYFHIVTDDGEANVSLSFSRPATFTYEITQHQDLLHCGAPEQRESSGSSFGLLTLSHRSMKLQLLPPASGAYDVKVFARPEAATTALMWVCSFTVECPIPRAMEEIPENPFLSWGLQPAAGSLGVAGSSLGSEAAEVEQGAFQLALKTSRPLMMLCELVHPGLEAAVAKRCLATQIQPDALACHVLCPARGFYRLSVFVRDYEKTEVKFQNAGNFLLRCKGKVVAPDQLYPPNLGSACGPGTRTMEAGLSKFSHATALVSTQQGKCNVTFQNQRDLELHAVLGREEDKPPAFPLSRQLFCTYTDSKVTVSVSLPGAGVYRLGLYAKVTPDGEFDPMCDFVLRNSSDRPGAPFPAVYSAWRRGCVLFEPRVGVLERLAWVRFRVRVPGAQRVSVMGETRTDLKLNKSRVWEGEVFSGSGLQPLKLAAASGESGDMAVLLTFDIEQLGGRDVETSLQTGAPLNTATW; from the exons atgagaacacacagtggACCTCCAGCAGGCGTCTTAAATCCTCTCAGG CAACATGAGGCGAGCCAGGAGGGACGAGTCCAGGCGAAGGCCCTGGAGCTCCACCAACTCCCGGAGAATGGGATCTTAAGCCAAGCGAGGCCCGTCGCCGTCATAGGAGCGCTGGTACAAAACAGGAAGAAGACCCCGGAGGGTCCGGAGCCCCCCGATGTGGGGGACACTCCGGCCGCCCCCCAGCCGGCCGCGGCCTCCGGGCCGGGCGCGCCCGCGAAACTGACGGTCGAGGGCGAAGATCAGCGGCCCGCGGCCAAGAGGCAGCTGTCGTCCGAGAGCGCGGCCCGAACCGCCGCGGCGGTGAAGAAGAGCGCCGTGAGGACGGAGGCGGAGCGGCGCGGGCCCCCGAAGCCGAAGCCCCACCTGGGACGGGGGGACACCCCTGCGGCCGCCGGGGAGAGGAGTCGTCGAAGGGACCTGTTCACCGGCACGGAGGTCTTCGTCGGCGTCGACGCTCACGTGGTCAGCGCGGGAGCAGAG ctgaaggaaaagtgtgtgtatgATGTGAAGAGCATAGTGCAGAGCATCACACGCGGAGCCAGAAATGAGCTGGAGAGGCTTCGTGCCATCTGGGTCTGGCTGTGCCACAACATCG AGTACGATGTAAGCGGGTACCTCGGCCACTCGGAGAAGCTGAGCGCCCCGGAGGAGGTGATAGCCGCCGGTCGGGGCGTCTGCTGTGGCTACTCCAGCCTCTGTGCGGAGATGTGCAG GGAGGTGGGCATCGAGTGCCAGGAGGTGCCGGGCCACAGCAAGGGCATCGGGTACCTTCAGGGCCAGAGCCTCAAGGATGTGAAATCCGATCACCTGTGGAACTCCGTGCTGCTGGGAGGACACTGGTTCCTGTTGGACGCCTGTTGGGGAGCCGGACGAGTGGATGTGCAACGCGAAAGCTTCGTCAAAAG GTTCGACGATTTCTATTTCCTGACGGACCCGGAGGAGTTCATAGAATCGCACTTCCCCGATGAGGAGAAGTGGCAGCTCCTGGACGCGCCCATCCCCGTGGAGGAGTTTGAGAGGAGGGTCTTCAAGACCTCCGCCTTCTTCACTATGGGGCTCAGGCTGATCCAGCCTCACTACTTCCACATCGTCACAG ATGACGGCGAGGCGAACGTGTCCCTCAGCTTCTCCAGGCCAGCGACCTTCACCTATGAGATCACACAGCACCAGGACCTCCTGCACTGCGGAGCTCCGGAGCAGAGGGAGTCCAGCGGCTCCTCCTTCGGCCTCCTGACGCTCTCCCACCGGAGcatgaagctgcagctgctgccgccCGCGAGCGGCGCCTACGACGTCAAGGTGTTCGCCCGCCCCGAAGCCGCCACCACGGCCCTGATGTGGGTCTGCTCCTTCACGGTCGAGTGTCCGATCCCCAGGGCCATGGAGGAGATCCCGGAGAACCCCTTCCTGTCTTGGGGCCTGCAGCCGGCTGCCGGCTCCCTGGGAGTCGCGGGCAGCAGCCTCGGCAGCGAGGCTGccgaggtggagcagggcgcCTTCCAGTTGGCGCTGAAGACGTCCAGGCCCCTGATGATGCTGTGTGAACTGGTCCACCCGGGGCTGGAGGCCGCCGTGGCCAAGCGCTGCCTGGCGACTCAGATCCAACCGGATGCCCTGGCGTGCCACGTCCTGTGCCCCGCGCGCGGCTTCTACCGACTCTCAGTGTTCGTGCGGGACTACGAGAAAACGGAGGTCAAGTTCCAGAACGCCGGAAACTTCCTGTTGCGCTGCAAAGGGAAGGTGGTTGCACCGGACCAGCTCTACCCTCCCAACCTGGGCTCGGCGTGCGGGCCGGGGACCCGCACGATGGAGGCGGGGCTGTCCAAGTTCAGCCACGCGACGGCGCTGGTGAGCACCCAGCAGGGGAAGTGCAACGTCACCTTCCAGAACCAGCGGGACCTGGAGCTCCACGCGGTGCTCGGCCGAGAGGAGGACAAGCCGCCGGCCTTCCCGTTGTCGCGGCAACTCTTCTGCACGTACACGGACAGCAAGGTGACGGTGAGCGTCAGCCTGCCGGGCGCCGGCGTTTACCGGCTGGGCCTGTACGCCAAGGTCACCCCCGACGGAGAGTTCGACCCCATGTGCGACTTTGTCCTGAGGAACAGCAGCGATCGGCCGGGGGCCCCGTTCCCCGCCGTCTACTCCGCCTGGAGGAGAGGCTGCGTGCTCTTCGAGCCCCGCGTGGGGGTCCTGGAGCGCCTGGCCTGGGTCCGCTTCCGGGTGAGGGTCCCCGGGGCCCAGAGGGTGAGCGTGATGGGGGAGACCCGGACGGATCTGAAACTGAACAAGAGCAGAGTGTGGGAGGGCGAGGTCTTCAGCGGCAGCGGcctccagcctctgaaactggcCGCCGCCTCGGGGGAGTCCGGTGACATGGCGGTGCTGTTGACCTTTGACATTGAGCagctgggggggagggatgtGGAAACAAGCCTCCAGACGGGTGCTCCTCTGAACACGGCTACGTGGTGA
- the ky gene encoding kyphoscoliosis peptidase isoform X2, translated as MRTHSGPPAGVLNPLRVSEVQSVSSSHWGCLLALGRDRLQRGHASSIMSARVAIQKFSFPFSCAARLPQQHEASQEGRVQAKALELHQLPENGILSQARPVAVIGALVQNRKKTPEGPEPPDVGDTPAAPQPAAASGPGAPAKLTVEGEDQRPAAKRQLSSESAARTAAAVKKSAVRTEAERRGPPKPKPHLGRGDTPAAAGERSRRRDLFTGTEVFVGVDAHVVSAGAELKEKCVYDVKSIVQSITRGARNELERLRAIWVWLCHNIEYDVSGYLGHSEKLSAPEEVIAAGRGVCCGYSSLCAEMCREVGIECQEVPGHSKGIGYLQGQSLKDVKSDHLWNSVLLGGHWFLLDACWGAGRVDVQRESFVKRFDDFYFLTDPEEFIESHFPDEEKWQLLDAPIPVEEFERRVFKTSAFFTMGLRLIQPHYFHIVTDDGEANVSLSFSRPATFTYEITQHQDLLHCGAPEQRESSGSSFGLLTLSHRSMKLQLLPPASGAYDVKVFARPEAATTALMWVCSFTVECPIPRAMEEIPENPFLSWGLQPAAGSLGVAGSSLGSEAAEVEQGAFQLALKTSRPLMMLCELVHPGLEAAVAKRCLATQIQPDALACHVLCPARGFYRLSVFVRDYEKTEVKFQNAGNFLLRCKGKVVAPDQLYPPNLGSACGPGTRTMEAGLSKFSHATALVSTQQGKCNVTFQNQRDLELHAVLGREEDKPPAFPLSRQLFCTYTDSKVTVSVSLPGAGVYRLGLYAKVTPDGEFDPMCDFVLRNSSDRPGAPFPAVYSAWRRGCVLFEPRVGVLERLAWVRFRVRVPGAQRVSVMGETRTDLKLNKSRVWEGEVFSGSGLQPLKLAAASGESGDMAVLLTFDIEQLGGRDVETSLQTGAPLNTATW; from the exons atgagaacacacagtggACCTCCAGCAGGCGTCTTAAATCCTCTCAGGGTGAGTGAAGTCCAATCAGTCAGCTCGTCACACTGGGGTTGTCTTCTGGCGTTGGGACGGGATCGACTCCAAC GAGGCCATGCTTCCAGCATAATGTCAGCTAGAGTTGCAATTCAGAAGTTCTCCTTCCCCTTCTCCTGTGCTGCACGCCTTCCTCAGCAACATGAGGCGAGCCAGGAGGGACGAGTCCAGGCGAAGGCCCTGGAGCTCCACCAACTCCCGGAGAATGGGATCTTAAGCCAAGCGAGGCCCGTCGCCGTCATAGGAGCGCTGGTACAAAACAGGAAGAAGACCCCGGAGGGTCCGGAGCCCCCCGATGTGGGGGACACTCCGGCCGCCCCCCAGCCGGCCGCGGCCTCCGGGCCGGGCGCGCCCGCGAAACTGACGGTCGAGGGCGAAGATCAGCGGCCCGCGGCCAAGAGGCAGCTGTCGTCCGAGAGCGCGGCCCGAACCGCCGCGGCGGTGAAGAAGAGCGCCGTGAGGACGGAGGCGGAGCGGCGCGGGCCCCCGAAGCCGAAGCCCCACCTGGGACGGGGGGACACCCCTGCGGCCGCCGGGGAGAGGAGTCGTCGAAGGGACCTGTTCACCGGCACGGAGGTCTTCGTCGGCGTCGACGCTCACGTGGTCAGCGCGGGAGCAGAG ctgaaggaaaagtgtgtgtatgATGTGAAGAGCATAGTGCAGAGCATCACACGCGGAGCCAGAAATGAGCTGGAGAGGCTTCGTGCCATCTGGGTCTGGCTGTGCCACAACATCG AGTACGATGTAAGCGGGTACCTCGGCCACTCGGAGAAGCTGAGCGCCCCGGAGGAGGTGATAGCCGCCGGTCGGGGCGTCTGCTGTGGCTACTCCAGCCTCTGTGCGGAGATGTGCAG GGAGGTGGGCATCGAGTGCCAGGAGGTGCCGGGCCACAGCAAGGGCATCGGGTACCTTCAGGGCCAGAGCCTCAAGGATGTGAAATCCGATCACCTGTGGAACTCCGTGCTGCTGGGAGGACACTGGTTCCTGTTGGACGCCTGTTGGGGAGCCGGACGAGTGGATGTGCAACGCGAAAGCTTCGTCAAAAG GTTCGACGATTTCTATTTCCTGACGGACCCGGAGGAGTTCATAGAATCGCACTTCCCCGATGAGGAGAAGTGGCAGCTCCTGGACGCGCCCATCCCCGTGGAGGAGTTTGAGAGGAGGGTCTTCAAGACCTCCGCCTTCTTCACTATGGGGCTCAGGCTGATCCAGCCTCACTACTTCCACATCGTCACAG ATGACGGCGAGGCGAACGTGTCCCTCAGCTTCTCCAGGCCAGCGACCTTCACCTATGAGATCACACAGCACCAGGACCTCCTGCACTGCGGAGCTCCGGAGCAGAGGGAGTCCAGCGGCTCCTCCTTCGGCCTCCTGACGCTCTCCCACCGGAGcatgaagctgcagctgctgccgccCGCGAGCGGCGCCTACGACGTCAAGGTGTTCGCCCGCCCCGAAGCCGCCACCACGGCCCTGATGTGGGTCTGCTCCTTCACGGTCGAGTGTCCGATCCCCAGGGCCATGGAGGAGATCCCGGAGAACCCCTTCCTGTCTTGGGGCCTGCAGCCGGCTGCCGGCTCCCTGGGAGTCGCGGGCAGCAGCCTCGGCAGCGAGGCTGccgaggtggagcagggcgcCTTCCAGTTGGCGCTGAAGACGTCCAGGCCCCTGATGATGCTGTGTGAACTGGTCCACCCGGGGCTGGAGGCCGCCGTGGCCAAGCGCTGCCTGGCGACTCAGATCCAACCGGATGCCCTGGCGTGCCACGTCCTGTGCCCCGCGCGCGGCTTCTACCGACTCTCAGTGTTCGTGCGGGACTACGAGAAAACGGAGGTCAAGTTCCAGAACGCCGGAAACTTCCTGTTGCGCTGCAAAGGGAAGGTGGTTGCACCGGACCAGCTCTACCCTCCCAACCTGGGCTCGGCGTGCGGGCCGGGGACCCGCACGATGGAGGCGGGGCTGTCCAAGTTCAGCCACGCGACGGCGCTGGTGAGCACCCAGCAGGGGAAGTGCAACGTCACCTTCCAGAACCAGCGGGACCTGGAGCTCCACGCGGTGCTCGGCCGAGAGGAGGACAAGCCGCCGGCCTTCCCGTTGTCGCGGCAACTCTTCTGCACGTACACGGACAGCAAGGTGACGGTGAGCGTCAGCCTGCCGGGCGCCGGCGTTTACCGGCTGGGCCTGTACGCCAAGGTCACCCCCGACGGAGAGTTCGACCCCATGTGCGACTTTGTCCTGAGGAACAGCAGCGATCGGCCGGGGGCCCCGTTCCCCGCCGTCTACTCCGCCTGGAGGAGAGGCTGCGTGCTCTTCGAGCCCCGCGTGGGGGTCCTGGAGCGCCTGGCCTGGGTCCGCTTCCGGGTGAGGGTCCCCGGGGCCCAGAGGGTGAGCGTGATGGGGGAGACCCGGACGGATCTGAAACTGAACAAGAGCAGAGTGTGGGAGGGCGAGGTCTTCAGCGGCAGCGGcctccagcctctgaaactggcCGCCGCCTCGGGGGAGTCCGGTGACATGGCGGTGCTGTTGACCTTTGACATTGAGCagctgggggggagggatgtGGAAACAAGCCTCCAGACGGGTGCTCCTCTGAACACGGCTACGTGGTGA